Proteins encoded by one window of Dokdonella sp.:
- the ftsW gene encoding putative lipid II flippase FtsW: MFATTANTQATRRSDAKGRYDAGIVLSAIALASLGTIMVASSSIAVADNQQIGPFYYLIRHLVFLALGVALAITVAKIELEWIERHAGILLVFGIVLLLLVFVPGIGTRINGARRWINLGISGFQSVEAVKLIFIAYLASYLVRHRDSLQSSMFGVFKPLGIGVLLVGLLLAQPDFGSAMLLMAVSLGMVWLGGARLRNLAMLGAVVAPAIAWAAIFEEYRFKRLKSFLDPWADPFNDGFQLTQALIAIGRGEWLGVGLGASVQKLFYLPEAHTDFILAVIAEELGLAGIVLVLVLFAWLVGRGFSIGLRAVERGLRFAGYSAFGISLMLSLQALVSIGVNLGVLPTKGLTLPLISSGGSSVLMTCLAIGVLARVSFELSRAEAAAVQAVQSGEPSGAPA; the protein is encoded by the coding sequence ATGTTCGCCACGACCGCCAATACCCAGGCCACGCGACGCAGCGATGCGAAGGGGCGCTACGACGCCGGCATCGTGCTGAGCGCGATCGCGTTGGCCAGTCTCGGCACGATCATGGTCGCCTCGAGCTCGATCGCGGTCGCCGACAACCAGCAGATCGGGCCGTTCTACTACCTGATCCGCCACCTCGTGTTTCTCGCGCTGGGCGTTGCCCTGGCGATCACGGTGGCGAAGATCGAGCTGGAATGGATCGAACGCCATGCCGGCATCCTGCTCGTATTCGGCATCGTCCTGCTGTTGCTCGTGTTCGTGCCCGGCATCGGCACACGCATCAATGGTGCGCGGCGCTGGATCAACCTGGGCATTTCGGGGTTCCAGTCGGTCGAGGCGGTCAAGCTGATCTTCATCGCCTATCTCGCCAGCTACCTGGTGCGCCACCGCGACAGCCTGCAGTCGAGCATGTTCGGTGTGTTCAAGCCGCTCGGCATCGGCGTGCTGCTGGTCGGCTTGCTCCTCGCGCAGCCGGATTTCGGCAGCGCGATGCTGCTGATGGCGGTGTCGCTCGGCATGGTTTGGCTTGGTGGTGCGCGCCTGCGCAACCTCGCGATGCTCGGTGCGGTCGTCGCACCGGCAATCGCCTGGGCGGCGATCTTCGAGGAATACCGCTTCAAGCGTCTGAAGTCGTTCCTCGATCCCTGGGCCGATCCGTTCAACGACGGCTTCCAGCTGACCCAGGCGTTGATCGCGATCGGTCGTGGCGAATGGCTCGGTGTCGGCCTCGGCGCGAGCGTGCAGAAGCTGTTCTATCTGCCCGAGGCGCATACCGACTTCATCCTCGCAGTGATCGCCGAGGAGCTCGGTCTTGCCGGGATCGTGCTCGTGCTCGTGCTGTTCGCCTGGCTGGTCGGGCGCGGCTTCAGCATCGGTCTGCGTGCGGTCGAGCGTGGCCTGCGGTTTGCCGGCTACTCGGCCTTCGGCATCTCGCTGATGTTGTCGCTGCAGGCGCTGGTGTCGATCGGCGTGAATCTCGGCGTGCTGCCGACCAAGGGCCTGACCTTGCCGCTGATCAGTTCGGGTGGTTCGAGCGTGCTGATGACCTGTCTCGCGATCGGCGTGCTCGCGCGCGTCAGTTTCGAGCTTTCGCGCGCCGAAGCGGCGGCCGTGCAGGCCGTGCAGTCTGGCGAGCCC